One stretch of Dokdonia sp. Hel_I_53 DNA includes these proteins:
- a CDS encoding NifU family protein has protein sequence MAPYKISVEVTTNPAIKKFQADQFLVNHNSYEFKNIDEASNSPLAQQLFYLPFVKTVYIAQNFVAIEKYNIVDWIDIQDEVANQIADFLNDNGIIIIEDVAAKKIPATVYAESTPNPSTLKFVANKKLVTTAFEFKSIEDTTNAPLAKALYSFPFIKEIFFDENYISIQKYDVVEWDEVVTETREFIRDYIQEGKEIVTAAQLKTPQQADAISEKEFESLDDISKEIVNIIEEYIKPAVASDGGNILFKNYDENSKNVSVILQGACSGCPSSTFTLKNGIENMLKEMLPGKINNVEAING, from the coding sequence ATGGCTCCATATAAGATTTCTGTAGAGGTAACTACAAACCCAGCAATTAAAAAGTTTCAGGCAGATCAATTTCTCGTTAATCATAACAGCTACGAGTTCAAAAATATTGATGAGGCAAGCAATTCTCCACTAGCGCAACAACTGTTTTATTTACCATTTGTAAAAACGGTTTACATTGCACAAAACTTTGTAGCGATAGAAAAGTATAATATTGTAGACTGGATTGATATACAAGATGAGGTTGCAAATCAAATTGCAGATTTTTTAAATGACAATGGGATCATAATCATAGAGGATGTTGCCGCAAAGAAAATTCCTGCAACGGTTTATGCCGAGTCTACTCCCAACCCTTCTACCCTTAAATTTGTAGCCAATAAAAAATTGGTCACCACCGCTTTTGAGTTTAAAAGTATTGAAGACACCACTAATGCGCCGCTTGCAAAAGCACTTTATAGCTTTCCGTTTATAAAAGAAATCTTCTTTGATGAAAATTATATTTCTATTCAAAAATATGATGTGGTAGAGTGGGATGAGGTCGTGACAGAAACGCGTGAATTCATAAGAGATTACATTCAAGAAGGAAAAGAGATTGTGACTGCCGCACAATTAAAAACACCTCAGCAAGCAGATGCTATTTCAGAGAAAGAATTTGAATCTCTAGATGACATTTCAAAAGAGATTGTCAACATCATAGAAGAATATATCAAACCGGCTGTAGCCAGTGATGGTGGTAATATCCTTTTTAAGAACTACGATGAAAACAGTAAAAATGTCTCTGTAATTCTTCAAGGAGCTTGCAGCGGGTGTCCTTCAAGTACATTTACACTTAAGAATGGTATAGAAAATATGCTTAAAGAAATGCTTCCTGGTAAGATTAATAATGTAGAAGCGATTAATGGATAG